A genome region from Mesorhizobium sp. B2-1-8 includes the following:
- a CDS encoding DUF4383 domain-containing protein has product MTLIQKLAVAYAFLFFAVVAIGYIPAFNDADGNLFGLFSLQWYDDLLHAFSGVWALAAAFISHRQAVFYFKLFGSVYLFDGVLGLITGSGCLDAGIFINGFRSLNDIEFPTRFFANLPHIVIGGIAVYIGFWLSKRIYDHFATA; this is encoded by the coding sequence ATGACGCTGATCCAGAAGCTTGCCGTCGCTTATGCGTTCCTGTTCTTCGCGGTCGTCGCCATCGGCTACATTCCGGCCTTCAACGATGCCGACGGCAATCTGTTCGGCCTGTTCTCGCTGCAATGGTATGACGACCTGCTGCATGCCTTTTCCGGCGTCTGGGCGCTGGCCGCAGCCTTCATCTCGCATCGCCAGGCGGTGTTCTATTTCAAGCTGTTCGGCTCGGTCTATCTGTTCGACGGCGTGCTCGGGCTGATCACCGGCTCCGGCTGTCTCGATGCCGGCATCTTCATCAACGGCTTCCGCTCCCTCAACGACATCGAATTCCCCACCCGCTTCTTCGCCAACCTGCCGCACATCGTCATCGGCGGCATCGCCGTCTATATCGGCTTCTGGCTGTCGAAGCGCATCTACGACCACTTCGCCACGGCCTGA